The Streptomyces sp. CC0208 genome window below encodes:
- a CDS encoding carbohydrate ABC transporter permease: protein MTTTAPQVGKESRKKRGAALGNTGLYIAVSVAALLFLLPFYLILRNSLSTDPEITGENWKLLPSFQWGNISELFDDPTVDFARSMWNSTVIAVSMTVGTLLICSLAGYGLARIPYKHANKVFYAVLATLMVPTAVTFVPSFVLVSSLGWIDTYRGLIIPGLFSGFTCFLFRQYFLGFPKELEEAARVDGLGYWGAYWRIVVPNSLNFFAAMATITFISGWNAFLWPLVIGQDPSSWTVQVALSSFMTNQTVNFHLIFMATAISILPLLFVFLFLQRWLVQGIAQTGIKG from the coding sequence GTGACCACCACCGCACCTCAGGTGGGCAAGGAGAGCCGCAAGAAGCGCGGCGCCGCCCTCGGCAACACGGGCCTGTACATCGCCGTCAGCGTCGCCGCCCTGCTCTTCCTGCTCCCCTTCTACCTGATCCTGCGCAACTCCCTCTCCACGGACCCGGAGATCACGGGCGAGAACTGGAAGCTGCTCCCCTCCTTCCAGTGGGGCAACATCAGCGAGCTGTTCGACGACCCGACGGTCGACTTCGCCAGGTCCATGTGGAACTCGACGGTGATCGCCGTCTCCATGACCGTCGGCACCCTGCTGATCTGCTCCCTGGCCGGCTACGGCCTCGCACGCATCCCCTACAAGCACGCCAACAAGGTCTTCTACGCCGTCCTCGCGACCCTGATGGTCCCCACCGCCGTCACCTTCGTGCCCAGCTTCGTGCTGGTCTCGTCGCTCGGCTGGATCGACACCTACCGCGGTCTGATCATCCCGGGCCTGTTCAGTGGTTTCACCTGCTTCCTGTTCCGGCAGTACTTCCTCGGGTTCCCCAAGGAACTGGAGGAGGCGGCACGCGTGGACGGGCTCGGCTACTGGGGCGCATACTGGCGCATTGTCGTACCCAACTCGCTGAACTTCTTCGCGGCGATGGCCACGATCACGTTCATCAGCGGCTGGAACGCCTTCCTGTGGCCGTTGGTCATCGGCCAGGACCCGAGCTCCTGGACCGTCCAGGTCGCACTGTCCTCCTTCATGACCAACCAGACCGTCAACTTCCACCTGATCTTCATGGCCACCGCCATTTCCATCCTGCCCCTGCTGTTCGTGTTCCTCTTCCTCCAGCGCTGGCTGGTCCAGGGGATCGCGCAGACCGGCATCAAGGGCTGA
- a CDS encoding ATP-binding cassette domain-containing protein, with the protein MPGSIEVRGLSRTFHTTVRRPGLAGTLRSLVNPERVAKHAVSDITFDVAPGELLALLGPNGAGKSTTIKMLTGILTPTSGEARVAGVVPYEDRERNARNIGAVFGQRTQLWWDLPVRESFSILRDIYEVPKVEHASRLAEFDDILELSTFWDTRVRHLSLGQRVRCDLAAALLHDPPVVFLDEPTIGMDVVVKEQVREFLRHQVEERGRTVLLTTHDMTEVERLAERVVLVNHGRLVLDGSLDEIRRKFGSTWQVRATLADAHTDVVPLPGIAVLRKEGPQVVFGPESPDGPDSPTVHQALKAVIERYEVTGVAIDEADLEDVMRAAYVHAEPAAEAV; encoded by the coding sequence GTGCCCGGAAGCATCGAGGTTCGCGGCCTGTCCCGCACCTTCCACACCACCGTCCGTCGCCCCGGCCTCGCCGGCACCCTGCGTTCCCTGGTCAACCCGGAGCGGGTCGCCAAGCACGCCGTCTCGGACATCACCTTCGACGTGGCGCCCGGCGAACTCCTGGCCCTGCTCGGCCCGAACGGCGCGGGCAAGTCCACCACCATCAAGATGCTCACCGGCATCCTCACGCCCACCTCCGGCGAGGCCCGGGTGGCGGGCGTGGTGCCGTACGAGGATCGCGAACGCAACGCCCGTAACATCGGCGCGGTGTTCGGGCAGCGCACCCAGCTGTGGTGGGACCTGCCGGTGCGCGAGTCGTTCTCGATCCTCCGGGACATCTACGAGGTGCCGAAGGTCGAACACGCGTCCCGGCTGGCGGAGTTCGACGACATCCTGGAGCTGTCCACCTTCTGGGACACCCGGGTCCGCCATCTCTCCCTCGGCCAGCGGGTGCGCTGCGATCTGGCGGCCGCGCTGCTGCACGACCCGCCGGTCGTCTTCCTCGACGAGCCGACCATCGGCATGGACGTGGTGGTCAAGGAGCAGGTGCGGGAGTTTCTGCGCCACCAGGTGGAGGAGCGCGGCCGTACGGTCCTGCTGACCACCCATGACATGACCGAGGTCGAGCGGCTCGCCGAGCGGGTCGTGCTGGTCAACCACGGCAGGCTCGTCCTCGACGGCTCCCTCGACGAGATCCGCCGTAAGTTCGGCTCCACCTGGCAGGTCCGCGCGACCCTCGCCGACGCCCACACCGACGTCGTCCCGCTGCCGGGGATCGCGGTGCTGCGCAAGGAGGGCCCGCAGGTCGTCTTCGGCCCCGAGAGCCCCGACGGACCGGACTCCCCCACCGTGCACCAGGCCCTGAAGGCGGTCATCGAGCGGTACGAGGTGACGGGCGTCGCCATCGACGAGGCCGACCTCGAAGACGTGATGCGGGCGGCCTACGTACACGCGGAGCCCGCGGCCGAGGCGGTCTGA
- a CDS encoding acyltransferase: MKSPPLVPAPAKLGWLDALRGIAALVVVFDHSSYTFMADFRRELMPQFNTSRYGIMVFFLVSGYIIPASLERRGCVRTFWIGRIFRVYPLWAVVVTVLLAAHLLGVAELRDFGGQNAVTVVVAHATMLQELLGTPDVLLVLWTLSYEMSFYLLVVALFTVRLHRQSAAIAVTLAVLSAASVTAGVVLPASALSGLVGTAPLIVCASITMALAICCASARSPVLRGFGGVLGGVLALVLVPFNGTVPLWEGLVILAVMFLGTAVHRAENGQSTWRRTAGAAVLVVVCAVGSAYGAGADDHFARRGWIVAFLLAVLTFAVGLGARGRRVPPVLTGLGTISYSVYLVHPVLLAVIDATVGRRRQDSLVLEVAFFAALLPVCLLTHRCVEAPGQAWGRRLAGRVHGGRQQPTAVGRKSFPCRRRRP, encoded by the coding sequence ATGAAATCCCCACCCCTCGTCCCCGCTCCGGCGAAGCTGGGCTGGCTGGACGCCCTGCGCGGTATCGCCGCACTCGTCGTGGTGTTTGACCACTCCTCGTACACCTTCATGGCGGACTTCCGGCGGGAGTTGATGCCGCAGTTCAACACCAGCCGCTACGGCATCATGGTGTTCTTCCTGGTGAGCGGCTACATCATCCCCGCGTCGCTGGAACGCCGGGGCTGCGTCCGGACGTTCTGGATCGGGCGGATCTTCCGCGTGTACCCGCTGTGGGCGGTGGTCGTCACGGTGCTCCTCGCCGCCCACCTCCTGGGTGTCGCGGAGCTGCGTGACTTCGGCGGGCAGAACGCCGTCACCGTGGTCGTCGCCCACGCCACGATGCTGCAGGAGTTGCTGGGAACGCCCGATGTCCTGCTGGTCCTGTGGACGCTCTCCTACGAGATGTCCTTCTACCTGCTGGTCGTCGCCCTGTTCACGGTGCGCCTCCACCGGCAGTCCGCGGCGATCGCGGTCACCCTGGCAGTGCTCTCCGCGGCGAGCGTGACGGCGGGCGTGGTGCTGCCCGCCTCCGCCCTGTCAGGCCTGGTCGGTACGGCCCCGCTGATCGTGTGCGCCTCGATCACCATGGCGCTCGCCATCTGCTGTGCGAGCGCCAGGTCACCCGTGCTGCGGGGGTTCGGGGGTGTGCTGGGCGGGGTGCTGGCGCTCGTCCTGGTCCCGTTCAACGGCACGGTCCCGCTGTGGGAGGGCCTGGTGATCCTCGCCGTGATGTTCCTCGGCACCGCCGTTCACCGTGCCGAGAACGGTCAGAGCACCTGGCGCCGTACGGCCGGCGCCGCTGTCCTGGTGGTCGTCTGTGCCGTGGGGAGTGCGTACGGGGCCGGTGCCGACGACCACTTCGCACGGCGCGGCTGGATCGTCGCGTTCCTGCTGGCCGTGCTCACGTTCGCCGTCGGACTGGGGGCGCGCGGTCGCCGCGTACCGCCGGTGCTGACCGGACTGGGAACGATCAGCTACTCAGTCTATCTGGTGCATCCGGTCCTGCTGGCGGTGATCGACGCAACGGTCGGCCGACGGCGGCAGGACAGTCTCGTGCTCGAAGTGGCCTTCTTCGCCGCGCTGTTGCCCGTGTGTCTGCTGACTCATCGTTGCGTCGAAGCGCCGGGCCAGGCTTGGGGGCGCAGGTTGGCGGGCCGGGTGCACGGGGGACGGCAGCAGCCGACCGCCGTCGGCCGAAAGTCATTTCCATGCCGGCGTCGGCGACCCTAA
- a CDS encoding MFS transporter: MAYEAQRDGTTDKSPSSPPRSRPLRRQRDFAVFWAAQTLSVLGDSFALIALPLLVLEATGSLARMGLLTAVGGAASVVAAVFAGVVVDRVDRRRLLIGCDLVRTVLYGVIPLVWLFGPRVWLLYAVLPVCEAGGMLFAVGYVTVVRGLVDTGQLTEANGRLNATAAAAGVLGPVCAGVVAAWTGPATAVGVDAASFGVSALCTAFVRFRARPAGADGERTGLWRDLRTGVAFLRGHPVLRSLTLLLFVFSFLTLGLNDLVIYHLKHDLGHDDGTVGTVMAVGALGTVTGALLVARIRRRLGFGAVWTGSVALCGLAFAGIGWARGVPAVAALCAVFLACGGMAGTCSMSLRQEVTPEPLLGRVTSAFWTLHYSAAPIGAAVLTWAADHHGTAPVGLVAGATCVLVAATALFTPIRRS, translated from the coding sequence ATGGCGTACGAGGCTCAGCGGGACGGCACGACCGACAAGTCGCCTTCGTCGCCGCCCCGTTCGCGTCCCCTCCGGCGGCAACGCGACTTCGCCGTCTTCTGGGCCGCCCAGACCCTCTCCGTCCTCGGTGACTCCTTCGCCCTGATCGCCCTGCCCCTGCTGGTGCTGGAGGCCACGGGTTCCCTCGCCCGGATGGGACTGCTGACGGCGGTCGGTGGTGCCGCCTCGGTGGTGGCGGCCGTGTTCGCGGGAGTGGTGGTGGACCGGGTCGACCGGCGCCGGCTGCTCATCGGCTGCGACCTCGTGCGCACGGTGCTGTACGGGGTGATCCCGCTGGTGTGGCTGTTCGGGCCGCGGGTCTGGCTGCTGTACGCGGTGCTGCCGGTGTGCGAGGCGGGCGGCATGCTGTTCGCCGTCGGGTACGTCACCGTCGTACGGGGTCTCGTCGATACAGGTCAACTCACGGAGGCCAACGGTCGGTTGAACGCGACGGCCGCCGCGGCCGGGGTGCTGGGACCGGTGTGCGCGGGCGTGGTGGCGGCCTGGACCGGCCCCGCCACGGCCGTCGGCGTAGACGCGGCGAGCTTCGGGGTGTCGGCGCTGTGCACGGCCTTCGTACGGTTCCGTGCCCGACCCGCCGGAGCCGATGGCGAACGCACCGGCCTGTGGCGCGACCTGCGCACCGGGGTGGCGTTCCTGCGCGGGCACCCGGTGCTGCGCTCGCTCACCCTGCTGCTGTTCGTGTTCAGCTTCCTCACCCTCGGCCTGAACGACCTGGTGATCTACCACCTCAAGCACGACCTCGGCCACGACGACGGCACGGTCGGCACCGTCATGGCCGTCGGCGCGCTCGGTACCGTCACCGGCGCCCTGCTGGTGGCGCGGATACGCCGACGGCTCGGCTTCGGCGCGGTCTGGACCGGCTCGGTCGCGCTGTGCGGGCTCGCCTTCGCCGGCATCGGCTGGGCCCGTGGCGTACCAGCCGTCGCGGCGCTGTGCGCGGTCTTCCTCGCCTGCGGCGGCATGGCGGGCACCTGCTCCATGTCCCTGCGCCAGGAGGTGACCCCGGAACCCCTCCTGGGCCGCGTCACCTCCGCCTTCTGGACCCTGCACTACTCAGCGGCCCCGATCGGCGCGGCCGTCCTGACCTGGGCGGCGGACCATCACGGCACGGCACCGGTGGGCCTGGTGGCAGGCGCCACATGCGTACTCGTGGCGGCCACCGCCCTGTTCACCCCGATCCGCCGTTCCTGA
- a CDS encoding ABC-2 family transporter protein: MAVLHAWRAARVTPLGELHAPPRMTAVLVRLVVQVVLVASLWHGLYTHTGTTAGLAEGQAVTYAVLAVLASRLRELDQYAGRDTVLQHMHFGTIVYWYLRPLPPQRYHALRALGEQLYGFTWALGGYLVCLAAGVVDPPESAAVAGVFALSLLLGQGVLYFVLLTLDQLCFWTVRNNAAMLILIFAQNLLSGVYAPLWFFPDWFITLSGFLPFQATLSVPLSLYIGRIPLSDAFGQLAIQAFWVVTLFLFTRFLWRRAARRVISQGG; this comes from the coding sequence ATGGCCGTCCTGCACGCCTGGCGCGCCGCCCGGGTCACCCCGCTCGGCGAGCTGCACGCACCGCCCCGGATGACGGCCGTGCTGGTCCGCCTGGTCGTCCAGGTGGTCCTGGTGGCTTCCCTGTGGCACGGCCTGTACACACACACCGGCACCACCGCGGGCCTCGCCGAGGGCCAGGCGGTCACCTATGCCGTGCTGGCCGTACTCGCCTCCCGCCTGCGGGAGTTGGACCAGTACGCGGGCCGGGACACCGTGCTCCAGCACATGCACTTCGGCACCATCGTCTACTGGTATCTGCGCCCGCTGCCGCCCCAGCGCTACCACGCGCTGCGTGCGCTGGGCGAGCAGTTGTACGGCTTCACGTGGGCGCTCGGCGGATATCTGGTCTGCCTGGCGGCCGGCGTGGTGGACCCGCCCGAGTCGGCGGCCGTGGCAGGGGTGTTCGCGCTGAGCCTGCTCCTTGGCCAGGGCGTCCTGTACTTCGTGCTGCTCACGCTGGACCAGCTGTGCTTCTGGACGGTCCGCAACAACGCGGCGATGCTGATCCTGATCTTCGCGCAGAACCTGCTGTCGGGTGTGTACGCGCCGCTGTGGTTCTTCCCGGACTGGTTCATCACGCTGAGCGGATTCCTGCCGTTCCAGGCCACGTTGAGCGTGCCGCTGTCCCTCTACATCGGACGCATCCCGCTGTCCGACGCCTTCGGGCAGCTGGCGATCCAGGCGTTCTGGGTCGTGACGCTGTTCCTGTTCACCCGTTTCCTGTGGCGGCGGGCCGCTCGTCGCGTCATCTCCCAAGGAGGCTGA
- a CDS encoding ABC-2 family transporter protein has protein sequence MNGMRIAWRVTRLNFRAQLEYRTEFLLMIAIGAIWQVSVIVFVTVLLTRFTGMGGWDSSEVLLIPATRMLAHGLFVLLLGRVHGAGRQIQEGRIDIYLTRPMPVYRQLQLAFFPTNAIGDLTVAVGLMVGALSRSQLDWTPGRISYLIAAVVGGMFLEAALFTAITCAALRFPAADYWSRWLEELLGTFGSYPLNVLPKAVGGLLTYGLPLAFVAYFPAAILTGHGHDTGVPYWLAAISPLLGVVAYLGSRVLWGWSLRHYAGVNG, from the coding sequence GTGAACGGCATGCGGATCGCGTGGCGCGTCACGCGTCTCAACTTCCGTGCGCAACTGGAGTACCGCACCGAGTTCCTGCTGATGATCGCGATCGGTGCGATCTGGCAGGTGTCGGTGATCGTGTTCGTCACCGTGCTGCTGACCCGGTTCACCGGGATGGGCGGCTGGGACAGCTCGGAGGTCCTGCTGATCCCGGCGACGCGGATGCTCGCGCACGGGCTGTTCGTCCTGTTGCTGGGCCGGGTGCACGGCGCGGGCCGGCAGATCCAGGAGGGCAGGATCGACATCTACCTGACCCGCCCGATGCCGGTGTACCGCCAGCTCCAGCTGGCCTTCTTCCCCACCAACGCGATCGGCGACCTGACGGTCGCGGTGGGCCTGATGGTCGGCGCGCTCAGCCGCAGCCAGCTGGACTGGACGCCGGGCCGCATCTCCTACCTGATCGCCGCCGTCGTCGGGGGCATGTTCCTGGAGGCGGCCCTCTTCACTGCGATCACCTGCGCGGCCCTGCGCTTCCCGGCCGCGGACTACTGGAGCCGCTGGCTGGAGGAACTCCTGGGCACCTTCGGCAGCTACCCCCTCAACGTCCTCCCGAAGGCAGTGGGCGGCCTCCTCACCTACGGCCTCCCCCTCGCCTTCGTCGCCTACTTCCCGGCAGCGATCCTGACGGGCCACGGCCACGACACGGGAGTCCCGTACTGGCTGGCGGCGATTTCGCCGCTGCTGGGCGTGGTGGCGTATCTGGGGTCGCGGGTGCTGTGGGGGTGGAGTCTTCGGCATTATGCGGGGGTCAACGGGTGA
- a CDS encoding glycoside hydrolase family 2 TIM barrel-domain containing protein, producing MSFRTTSSAFDYVEDVSPGSGALPPRAWYASSDAKALSLDGAWRFRLSATADAEDDSFAEEGYDAAGWAEVTVPGHWVLQGDGAFGLPIYTNHLYPFPVDPPHVPTENPTGDHLRVFDLPEDWPADGGAVIRFDGVESCARVWLNGTDIGEFKGSRLAHEFAVGHLLKPKGNVLAVRVHQWSAGSYLEDQDQWWLPGIFREVTLLHRPAGGVLDFFVHASYDHLTGEGTLRVDSDVDGRVLVPALDIDVATGESVTALVAPWSAESPRLYDGELVTEGERVPLRIGFRTVVLEDGLIKVNGKAVLFKGVNRHEWHPEKGRTLDLATMREDVLLMKRHNINAVRTSHYPPHPAFLDLCDEYGLWVIDECDLETHGFTEQDWRDNPVDDDRWTPALLDRAARMVERDKNHPSIVFWSLGNEAGTGRGLTAMAEWIHGRDPERLVHYEGDWNCRDTDVYSRMYAFHGEVEQIGKRLDGGTQGRRELPFIQCEYGHAMGNGPGGLADYQELFEKYDRLQGGFIWEWIDHGVQHPELGYAYGGDFGEELHDGNFVCDGLIFPDRTPSPGLIEYKKVIEPVRIEGADGTVRVTNKYDFADLSQLAFEWSYQVDGETVEAGTLAVPALAPGESADLKLPESPAHEGAEAQWTVRALLASDTAWAEKGHVVAWGQLPASSPVRPSVAATDRPVRGERLITLGPASFDGRTGALKAIGGVAVESPRLDVWRATTDNDEGTEWNSGIQYSALWRTLGLHRMRHRLGAVELDEDALTVRTRVAPAAREVGLNVVYRWTSDGSRLRLTVSVGPDGEWTQPLPRLGIRLGLSEADQVRWFGGGPGEAYPDTRKASMVGRWDATVDELQTPYLRPQENGARADVRWVELGGLRIEGDPEFSFTARRWTTEQLDAATHLTDLRAGDTVWVNLDHGHHGVGSQSCGPGPLPQYHLRAEPAAFSFVFSVID from the coding sequence ATGTCCTTCCGCACCACCAGCAGCGCTTTCGACTACGTCGAGGACGTATCCCCGGGCAGCGGGGCCCTCCCGCCCCGCGCCTGGTACGCGTCCTCCGACGCGAAGGCCCTGTCCCTCGACGGCGCCTGGCGCTTCCGGCTCTCGGCGACCGCCGACGCCGAGGACGACTCCTTCGCCGAGGAGGGATACGACGCCGCCGGCTGGGCCGAGGTCACGGTCCCCGGGCACTGGGTCCTCCAGGGCGACGGCGCCTTCGGGCTGCCGATCTACACCAACCACCTCTACCCCTTCCCGGTGGACCCGCCGCACGTCCCCACCGAGAACCCGACCGGCGACCACCTGCGCGTCTTCGACCTGCCGGAGGACTGGCCCGCGGACGGCGGCGCGGTGATCCGGTTCGACGGTGTCGAGTCCTGCGCCCGGGTCTGGCTCAACGGCACGGACATCGGTGAGTTCAAGGGCTCCCGGCTCGCGCACGAGTTCGCCGTGGGCCATCTGCTGAAGCCCAAGGGCAACGTCCTGGCGGTCCGCGTGCACCAGTGGTCGGCCGGCTCCTACCTGGAGGACCAGGACCAGTGGTGGCTGCCGGGCATCTTCCGTGAGGTGACCCTGCTGCACCGCCCGGCGGGCGGCGTGCTGGACTTCTTCGTGCACGCCTCCTACGACCACCTCACCGGCGAGGGCACCCTGCGTGTCGACTCCGACGTAGACGGGCGGGTGCTGGTGCCCGCCCTCGACATCGATGTCGCCACCGGCGAGTCCGTGACGGCCCTGGTGGCCCCGTGGAGCGCCGAGAGCCCCCGCCTCTACGACGGCGAACTGGTCACCGAGGGCGAGCGGGTCCCGCTCAGGATCGGCTTCCGTACGGTCGTCCTGGAAGACGGTCTGATCAAGGTCAACGGCAAGGCGGTCCTGTTCAAGGGCGTCAACCGGCACGAGTGGCACCCGGAGAAGGGCCGCACCCTGGACCTTGCGACCATGCGCGAGGACGTGCTGCTGATGAAGCGGCACAACATCAACGCCGTGCGCACCTCGCACTACCCGCCGCACCCGGCCTTCCTGGACCTGTGCGACGAGTACGGCCTGTGGGTCATCGACGAGTGCGACCTGGAGACCCACGGCTTCACCGAGCAGGACTGGCGGGACAACCCCGTCGACGACGACCGCTGGACCCCGGCCCTCCTGGACCGCGCGGCCCGCATGGTCGAGCGGGACAAGAACCACCCCTCGATCGTCTTCTGGTCGCTGGGCAACGAGGCCGGCACCGGCCGCGGTCTGACCGCCATGGCCGAATGGATCCACGGCCGGGACCCCGAGCGGCTCGTCCACTACGAGGGCGACTGGAACTGCCGGGACACCGACGTGTACTCGCGCATGTACGCCTTCCACGGCGAGGTCGAGCAGATCGGCAAGCGGCTGGACGGCGGCACGCAGGGGCGCCGCGAGCTGCCTTTCATCCAGTGCGAGTACGGCCACGCCATGGGCAACGGCCCCGGCGGCCTCGCCGACTACCAGGAGCTCTTCGAGAAGTACGACCGTCTCCAGGGCGGCTTCATCTGGGAGTGGATCGACCACGGCGTCCAGCACCCCGAGCTCGGTTACGCCTACGGCGGCGACTTCGGCGAGGAGCTGCACGACGGGAACTTCGTCTGCGACGGCCTGATCTTCCCGGACCGCACGCCCTCCCCCGGCCTGATCGAGTACAAGAAGGTCATCGAGCCGGTCCGCATCGAGGGCGCCGACGGCACCGTGCGCGTCACCAACAAGTACGACTTCGCGGACCTGTCCCAGCTCGCCTTCGAGTGGTCGTACCAGGTGGACGGCGAGACGGTCGAGGCGGGCACGCTCGCCGTACCGGCGCTGGCACCGGGTGAGTCGGCGGACCTGAAGCTGCCGGAGTCGCCTGCGCACGAGGGGGCGGAGGCGCAGTGGACCGTGAGGGCACTGCTGGCGTCCGACACGGCCTGGGCGGAGAAGGGCCATGTCGTCGCGTGGGGCCAGCTGCCGGCTTCCTCGCCGGTACGGCCCTCCGTGGCGGCCACCGACCGGCCGGTGCGCGGCGAGCGGCTGATCACCCTGGGCCCGGCGTCCTTCGACGGCCGTACCGGCGCCCTCAAGGCGATCGGCGGGGTCGCCGTCGAGAGCCCGCGGCTTGACGTGTGGCGGGCGACGACCGACAACGACGAGGGCACGGAGTGGAACTCCGGAATCCAGTACAGCGCGCTGTGGCGGACCCTGGGCCTGCATCGCATGCGGCACCGACTCGGTGCGGTGGAACTCGATGAGGACGCGCTGACGGTCCGCACCCGGGTGGCGCCCGCGGCCCGCGAGGTGGGCCTGAACGTGGTCTACCGCTGGACCTCGGACGGCTCGCGGCTTCGCCTGACGGTGTCCGTCGGCCCCGACGGCGAGTGGACCCAGCCGCTGCCGCGCCTCGGCATCCGGCTCGGACTTTCGGAGGCCGACCAGGTCAGGTGGTTCGGCGGCGGCCCCGGCGAGGCCTACCCCGACACCCGGAAGGCCTCGATGGTCGGGCGCTGGGACGCGACCGTGGACGAGCTCCAGACGCCGTATCTGCGCCCGCAGGAGAACGGCGCCCGCGCCGACGTCCGCTGGGTGGAGCTCGGCGGGCTGCGGATCGAGGGCGACCCGGAGTTCTCGTTCACCGCCCGGCGCTGGACGACCGAGCAGCTGGACGCGGCGACGCATCTGACGGATCTGCGGGCCGGTGACACGGTGTGGGTCAACCTCGACCACGGTCACCACGGTGTCGGCTCGCAGTCCTGCGGTCCGGGCCCGCTGCCGCAGTACCACCTGCGGGCCGAGCCGGCGGCGTTCTCGTTCGTCTTCTCGGTGATCGATTAG
- a CDS encoding sugar ABC transporter permease, producing the protein MSTTTTRGVAQPAPAQASPARPRRALRGNPTLNFWLFTGPFLIGLVIFVFVPIVWSIWLSFFDARFTVTPSKFIGFDNYKSMLTNSNFTGSLVTFTVFAALIVPLTWTLSLGLALLVHRLRFMRAFFRSVFFLPTAVSYVAAALIWKMSIFTGVRFGLMNTVLGWFGVDNIAYLSDPNPPWYWLVIVTVRLWLQAGFYMILFLAALQNIPAELYEAAAIDGAKPGWQTFRYITLPQLRATSTAVILLLLVAAYQAFDEFFNIISIKATWGQTPLMVLYKTALGDNQDYGAGSAGAVILTVLICAVTLLQGKFMGFGRGEDSK; encoded by the coding sequence ATGTCGACCACCACCACGCGCGGGGTCGCCCAGCCCGCCCCGGCCCAGGCCTCACCGGCCCGGCCGCGGCGGGCCCTACGGGGCAACCCGACCCTCAACTTCTGGCTCTTCACCGGGCCGTTCCTCATCGGCCTGGTGATCTTCGTCTTCGTGCCGATCGTCTGGAGCATCTGGCTCAGCTTCTTCGACGCACGCTTCACCGTGACGCCGAGCAAGTTCATCGGCTTCGACAACTACAAGAGCATGCTGACGAACTCCAACTTCACCGGTTCCCTGGTGACGTTCACGGTGTTCGCCGCGCTCATCGTGCCCCTCACCTGGACCCTGTCCCTGGGCCTGGCCCTGCTGGTGCACCGGCTGCGCTTCATGCGGGCGTTCTTCCGGTCGGTGTTCTTCCTGCCCACCGCGGTCAGCTACGTCGCCGCCGCGCTGATCTGGAAGATGTCCATCTTCACCGGGGTCCGCTTCGGCCTGATGAACACGGTGCTCGGCTGGTTCGGCGTCGACAACATCGCCTATCTGTCCGACCCGAACCCGCCCTGGTACTGGCTGGTCATCGTCACCGTACGGCTGTGGCTGCAGGCCGGTTTCTACATGATCCTTTTCCTGGCCGCGCTGCAGAACATCCCGGCGGAGCTGTACGAGGCGGCAGCGATCGACGGCGCCAAGCCCGGCTGGCAGACCTTCCGGTACATCACGCTGCCCCAGCTGCGTGCCACCTCCACCGCGGTGATCCTGCTCCTGCTCGTCGCCGCCTACCAGGCGTTCGACGAGTTCTTCAACATCATCTCGATCAAGGCGACCTGGGGTCAGACCCCGCTCATGGTCCTGTACAAGACAGCCCTCGGCGACAACCAGGACTACGGCGCCGGCAGCGCGGGCGCCGTCATCCTCACGGTGCTGATCTGCGCCGTCACGCTCCTCCAGGGCAAGTTCATGGGCTTCGGAAGGGGGGAGGACTCCAAGTGA